Proteins encoded in a region of the Eschrichtius robustus isolate mEscRob2 chromosome 14, mEscRob2.pri, whole genome shotgun sequence genome:
- the LOC137776221 gene encoding small ribosomal subunit protein uS13-like: MDKRATGAAATSLVVPEKFQHILQVLNNNTDEQHNTALAITAIKGVGQRFAHVMLRKADIDLPKRTGELTEEDVEGVITTMQNPHQYMIPDWFFNVKDGKHSQVLANGLDNKFHENLEQMKKIWAHRGLCHFWGLCVRGQHTKTTGHHGCTMHVSKKK, from the coding sequence ATGGACAAAAGGGCTACTGGGGCTGCTGCCACGTCTCTAGTAGTCCCTGAGAAGTTCCAGCACATTTTGCAAGTACTCAACAACAATACTGATGAGCAGCATAATACTGCTTTAGCCATTACAGCAATTAAGGGTGTGGGGCAAAGATTTGCTCATGTGATGTTGAGGAAAGCAGACATCGACCTCCCCAAGAGGACAGGAGAGCTCACTGAGGAAGACGTAGAAGGTGTGATCACCACTATGCAGAATCCACACCAGTACATGATCCCAGACTGGTTCTTCAATGTGAAGGATGGAAAACACAGCCAAGTCTTGGCCAATGGTCTGGACAACAAATTTCATGAAAACCTGGAACAAATGAAGAAGATTTGGGCCCACAGAGGGCTGTGCCACTTCTGGGGACTTTGTGTCCGAGGCCAACACACCAAGACCACAGGCCACCATGGTTGCACCATGCATgtgtccaagaagaaataa